A DNA window from Fibrobacter sp. UWB4 contains the following coding sequences:
- a CDS encoding type II toxin-antitoxin system HipA family toxin, with protein MKLSVYLGDRLAGYLSSTAEKGVVFSYDDAYINAGKIPLSLSLPLDKTEFSQKECLPFFEGLLPEGDVKKRISEYLHISETSTFKLLKELGGECAGLISILPEHESNKIKNTYEFSPDNYDLLAEKKLAEYIQNINTRPLLKAKDKLRLSLAGAQEKLPLTYMDGKFYLPKNGAPSTHIVKPTGIGELSNLSANEYICSKLAENCGLPTSKTELKQMYGTEFLLIERYDRVHEKNSISRIHQEDACQALGILSDRKYQNDGGPSLVDIYNLVKNNTTIPITETRKFIQYAIFNLVIGNCDAHGKNYSLVFRDKKVQLAPIYDTVSTIIYPNLTRKVSMKFGKHYEFKKINREDLELLASQLALKPKTILSCYDEIIAKLSDAFNMIKEDPSLKAHSATIELIEKNILRI; from the coding sequence GTGAAACTATCTGTATACTTGGGTGACCGTCTGGCTGGATATCTGTCATCCACCGCAGAAAAGGGTGTCGTTTTTTCGTATGACGACGCATACATAAACGCAGGAAAAATTCCCTTGTCGCTTTCGCTCCCGCTTGACAAAACCGAATTTTCTCAGAAGGAATGTCTTCCGTTCTTTGAGGGGCTGTTGCCTGAAGGAGACGTAAAAAAAAGGATTTCTGAATACCTGCACATATCAGAAACAAGTACATTCAAACTGTTAAAGGAACTCGGCGGTGAATGCGCTGGATTGATTTCGATTTTACCGGAACACGAGTCGAACAAAATAAAAAATACCTATGAATTTTCTCCAGACAACTATGATCTGTTAGCTGAGAAAAAATTAGCAGAGTATATTCAGAATATAAATACACGCCCTTTGTTGAAAGCGAAGGATAAACTCCGTTTATCGCTTGCCGGTGCGCAAGAAAAACTTCCGTTGACATATATGGATGGCAAGTTTTACTTGCCCAAAAATGGTGCGCCGTCAACGCACATTGTAAAGCCAACCGGGATTGGTGAGTTGTCAAATCTTTCGGCGAACGAGTATATATGTTCCAAGCTTGCTGAAAATTGTGGACTGCCGACATCTAAAACAGAACTCAAGCAGATGTACGGAACCGAGTTTCTTTTAATTGAGCGTTACGACCGTGTTCACGAAAAAAATTCTATTTCAAGAATTCATCAGGAAGACGCGTGTCAAGCTTTGGGTATATTGAGCGATCGAAAATATCAAAATGACGGAGGCCCAAGCCTAGTTGATATTTATAACCTTGTAAAAAATAATACGACCATTCCGATTACGGAAACACGAAAGTTCATTCAGTATGCGATTTTCAATCTCGTAATTGGCAACTGCGATGCACATGGGAAAAACTATTCCTTGGTATTTCGCGATAAGAAGGTTCAACTAGCTCCGATATACGATACCGTTAGCACGATCATTTATCCAAATCTTACCCGTAAAGTTTCTATGAAATTCGGAAAACATTACGAATTCAAAAAAATAAACCGTGAAGATCTGGAACTATTGGCAAGCCAACTTGCGTTAAAACCCAAAACTATTTTGAGCTGTTACGATGAAATTATAGCCAAGCTGAGTGATGCGTTCAATATGATTAAAGAAGATCCTTCGTTAAAAGCTCACTCAGCTACTATTGAACTCATAGAGAAAAATATTTTGAGGATATAA